A portion of the Hymenobacter gelipurpurascens genome contains these proteins:
- a CDS encoding DUF3098 domain-containing protein: MEQITPRFAFGPRNYRLMFVGLAVLAAGFITMMLDSADYGEGFLGITLGPLLLAVGFGIEFWAIMARSGNAPVAQDAATLNAVPSRAVPPVSAPTPAPVTAPTYKR, from the coding sequence ATGGAACAGATTACCCCCCGCTTCGCCTTCGGGCCACGCAACTACCGGCTGATGTTTGTCGGGCTGGCCGTGCTGGCCGCTGGTTTCATCACGATGATGCTGGACTCCGCCGATTACGGCGAAGGTTTCCTGGGCATTACTCTAGGCCCCTTGCTGCTGGCTGTCGGTTTCGGTATTGAGTTCTGGGCCATTATGGCCCGCTCCGGCAATGCGCCCGTGGCACAAGATGCCGCCACCCTGAATGCGGTGCCTTCGCGGGCAGTGCCGCCAGTTTCGGCGCCTACGCCGGCTCCTGTTACTGCGCCAACTTATAAGCGCTAG
- a CDS encoding cell division protein FtsX: MAQPRTTRKKKLGSYPHTMVVFSITLALLVIGLFGLLLIHAHKMSNLVKENLEMQVYLERGLPETQLLRLQQDFANKPYIAYKNGQAQVRFLSKEEGAKQLIDQTGEDFQQFLGDNPLRDAYLLKINADYGDAKNLANIKQELRQEPGVFEVEYVESLITSVNENLRNVSLVLLGFAVVLTFVVVVLINNTIKLALFSQRFLIRSMQLVGATQAFIQWPFLRRAVWQGLVSGLLAGLLLLALLQYAYLQLEELRLLRDERMIGVLVAALVILGMGIGFLSSWRAVRKYSGMSLDDLY; the protein is encoded by the coding sequence ATGGCCCAACCCCGCACGACCCGTAAGAAGAAACTGGGCAGCTATCCACACACGATGGTGGTGTTCAGTATCACGCTGGCGCTGCTGGTTATCGGGCTGTTTGGGCTGCTCCTGATTCATGCGCACAAAATGTCGAATCTGGTGAAAGAGAACCTGGAGATGCAGGTGTATCTGGAGCGCGGCCTGCCGGAAACCCAACTGCTGCGCCTGCAGCAGGACTTTGCGAACAAACCGTACATCGCCTATAAAAACGGGCAGGCACAGGTCCGCTTCCTCTCGAAAGAGGAAGGCGCCAAGCAGCTCATCGACCAGACCGGCGAAGACTTCCAGCAGTTTCTCGGCGACAATCCTCTGCGCGACGCCTACCTGCTAAAGATCAACGCAGATTACGGCGACGCCAAAAACCTCGCAAATATCAAGCAGGAGCTGCGCCAGGAGCCCGGCGTATTTGAGGTGGAGTATGTGGAGAGCCTAATAACCTCCGTCAATGAAAACCTGCGCAACGTAAGCCTTGTGCTGTTGGGCTTTGCGGTGGTCCTGACGTTTGTAGTGGTCGTGCTCATCAACAATACCATCAAGCTGGCCCTGTTCTCGCAACGGTTTCTCATTCGCTCCATGCAGTTGGTAGGCGCCACGCAGGCGTTTATTCAGTGGCCTTTTTTGCGGCGCGCTGTGTGGCAAGGCCTCGTGAGTGGCCTACTTGCCGGCCTGCTCCTACTGGCGCTACTCCAATACGCCTACCTGCAGCTGGAAGAGCTGCGCTTATTGCGCGATGAGCGTATGATTGGCGTACTCGTTGCGGCGCTGGTAATCTTGGGCATGGGCATCGGTTTCCTGAGCTCCTGGCGAGCCGTGCGCAAGTATTCGGGCATGTCGCTTGACGACTTGTATTAA
- a CDS encoding bifunctional riboflavin kinase/FAD synthetase has translation MDIIRDPAQFPHLGNAVVTSGTFDGVHVGHQQILRRLREVAEQSGGPAVVITYWPHPRLVLAPPTTHPAPMDLHLLNTLEERSQKLAELGVDYLLIVPFTREFAAWTSEEYIQNILLRTVGTSKLVIGYDHRFGKNREGGFDYLSQHADRYGMSVEEIPREDVDAVGVSSTRIRRALEAGDVATANRYLGYDYPLTGIVVKGRQLGRTIGWPTANIQCEEPLKLIPARGVYAVMATTAAGTHHPAMLNIGVRPTVGGNLAQTVEAHLLDFDGDLYDQPLTVQFVARLREEQKFDGLDALKAQLFLDAENARGHLMGG, from the coding sequence ATGGACATCATCCGGGACCCTGCGCAATTTCCGCACTTGGGCAACGCCGTAGTAACCAGCGGCACGTTTGATGGCGTGCATGTAGGCCACCAGCAGATTCTGCGGCGGCTGCGTGAAGTAGCCGAGCAGAGCGGCGGGCCGGCGGTGGTCATCACGTACTGGCCCCACCCGCGCCTGGTGCTGGCGCCACCAACTACGCACCCGGCCCCGATGGATCTGCACTTGCTTAACACGCTGGAGGAGCGCAGCCAGAAGCTGGCGGAATTAGGGGTCGATTATCTGCTGATTGTGCCTTTCACCCGCGAGTTTGCCGCCTGGACTTCCGAGGAATACATCCAAAATATCCTGCTGCGTACGGTGGGCACCAGCAAGCTGGTTATCGGCTACGACCACCGGTTTGGCAAAAACCGCGAAGGTGGCTTCGACTACCTCAGCCAGCACGCCGACCGCTATGGCATGAGTGTAGAAGAAATTCCGCGCGAAGATGTAGATGCCGTGGGCGTAAGCAGCACCCGCATTCGGCGGGCCCTGGAAGCCGGCGACGTAGCCACCGCTAACCGCTACCTCGGCTACGATTATCCGCTGACGGGCATCGTGGTGAAGGGCCGTCAGCTGGGCCGCACCATTGGGTGGCCTACGGCGAATATTCAGTGTGAGGAGCCCCTGAAACTGATCCCGGCCCGCGGCGTGTATGCCGTAATGGCCACCACAGCGGCGGGCACCCACCACCCGGCCATGCTCAACATCGGCGTGCGCCCCACCGTAGGCGGCAACCTGGCCCAGACGGTAGAAGCGCACCTGCTCGATTTCGACGGCGACCTGTACGACCAGCCCCTGACAGTGCAGTTTGTGGCCCGCCTGCGCGAAGAGCAGAAGTTCGATGGCCTGGATGCCCTGAAAGCCCAGCTGTTTCTGGATGCTGAGAATGCGCGGGGCCACTTGATGGGCGGCTAA
- a CDS encoding translocation/assembly module TamB domain-containing protein, whose protein sequence is MPRFITIILKVLFALLLLVVLAVVGVLVALRVPSVQTNLAQRAASMLSEKLGQKVLVGRVDVRPFSRVLLEGVQVLDRRGNELFNITRADADIRLFSVFDPSHLHVGKLILEEPRFNLVTYKNSPDTTNLTEFITAVKRLIGPSDTTKVSKPFDFKVESIGLRNGRFVLDRQDVPRIPEYGRTMDYAHMRLDSIYADADQLWIKGDTIHANVKGLRTVDTPSKTHLRELTANMTYADKFWEFDKLMLRVQNSQLSNYLRFEYQHFLNFTSFNDSVKVIARLQPSRVYSDDIAKFAPQPFMRDLKEAVLISGEAKGYVRNFTTKNLDITYGKNTHVKGDINVEGLPNFKESFVEMRLKPSVVDGRDIRRYIPASGWPYVQRLGTVKLNGQFLGYYNDFVANGAFQTALGSVVSDVNLKFKDDPRYSSYEGQVRTTGFQLGKLLGDESMVRDVTMNGKVEGVGFSPATARLTANATVQSIWLNGYRYRNITTNGKFSRQSFTGKLAANDPNLQFDADGTIDLDKKAQAFDLRARVRRASLRALGLTKQNIVLATTADVKFRGLRLDELLGYARLRNSRLTYNGQAVAIDTLDLVSQFGNGQRRLNVRSEVLNLNLAGDFTPTTVMRDVNTLLTEYRLNFESNDAVIADYYRRKRQRPIPDYQIALNLLLKRPNPVLHLFMPQLTVSDSTAIDGSFRNGPTSIFQFGGHVNEVRYDSVTVMDNDFEFNTSKLPYQPEVLAQANITSVRQRVPGLGATEKFYVEGVWDQEKINFSTSLAQTGTTNRAVINGSLAFLSDAVRVVFRQSGVNVLGKDWTIAADNSVIISGGGKEFDFQNLSLSNGSQSISAQGFISQNANKPLALTVKDFELSTLNGLTGQEKFAGRVNALSTISGVYDALVINSTLSVDSLQMDDVLIGNVKGRGDWDNRASRLAVNLDVERDDVRVVQVTGTFAPGEKEQQLNLTGALANAPVKLAQPFLHTLFRDLGGTAQGTLRLTGRLSAPVLTGNIDVTDGQLTFIYLGTTYTFTDRIRFLEDRIALQNITVRDPQGNTGVVNGNIFEKGFQDMRLELNASFRKLQVLNTTRKDNELYFGQAYATGTAVVRGPADNLFVNVTARSEAGTRISLPFDNAAKAEQASYIKFVNRNLPDTARTKAVVAANGQTDVSGIRLNMNLDITPDAYLEMLLDESTGDIIRGTALGQLRLNIDTRGDFNMYGQVEIVRGAYNFTLQGLVNKEFVVRPGGTIAWNGDPLAGEMNVTATYTQRTSLAPVLAANTAVVPVTAVMNLTGPLLQPIIKLNLEFNDIPSSLEGDLAPFLSALRNDEQELNRQVFSLVVFRQLTPIGSLAVTRLQGENNAIGNSLGQIISTQLGLLTSQIDPNLEISFNLNGLTSEQLQALQVRLSYSFMNGRLRVTREGGFGSNALPTGSSTPGGTPLPTAQSSLLGDLSLEYYLRPDGKFRAKLRYETTPRDLTGLAQSANQARAGVSLLHTEQFDSMRELFARKRLRRRDQNARKARELQIDDDPRTSM, encoded by the coding sequence GTGCCCCGCTTTATAACCATCATCCTTAAGGTCCTGTTTGCGCTGCTGCTCTTGGTGGTGCTGGCCGTAGTGGGTGTGCTGGTAGCGTTGCGGGTGCCCAGCGTGCAAACCAACCTGGCGCAGCGGGCCGCTTCCATGCTCAGCGAGAAGCTAGGCCAGAAAGTGCTGGTAGGCCGGGTAGATGTGCGCCCCTTCTCGCGGGTGCTGCTGGAAGGCGTGCAGGTGCTGGACCGCCGCGGCAACGAGCTGTTCAACATCACCCGCGCCGATGCCGATATCCGGCTGTTTTCCGTCTTCGACCCCTCGCATTTGCATGTGGGCAAGCTGATACTGGAGGAGCCCCGCTTCAACCTGGTCACGTACAAAAACAGCCCCGATACCACCAACCTTACGGAGTTTATTACAGCCGTAAAACGGCTCATCGGGCCTTCTGACACGACCAAAGTCAGTAAGCCGTTTGATTTCAAAGTGGAGTCGATAGGCCTACGCAACGGGCGTTTCGTGCTAGACCGCCAGGATGTGCCACGCATTCCGGAGTATGGCCGCACGATGGACTACGCCCACATGCGCCTCGACAGCATTTATGCCGATGCCGACCAACTCTGGATCAAGGGCGACACCATTCATGCTAACGTAAAGGGCCTCCGTACTGTAGACACGCCCTCCAAAACGCACTTGCGCGAGCTGACGGCGAACATGACCTACGCCGACAAGTTCTGGGAGTTTGATAAGTTGATGCTGCGCGTGCAGAACAGCCAACTTAGCAACTATCTGCGCTTTGAGTATCAGCACTTCCTCAACTTCACCAGCTTCAACGACTCCGTAAAGGTTATTGCCCGTCTGCAGCCTTCGCGGGTGTACTCCGATGATATTGCCAAGTTCGCGCCTCAGCCCTTCATGCGTGATCTGAAGGAAGCCGTCCTGATTTCGGGCGAAGCCAAAGGCTACGTGCGGAACTTCACCACCAAAAACCTCGACATCACTTACGGCAAGAACACGCATGTAAAGGGCGATATTAACGTAGAGGGCCTGCCGAATTTCAAGGAGAGCTTTGTGGAAATGCGCCTGAAACCCTCCGTGGTAGATGGGCGCGACATCCGGCGCTACATTCCGGCCTCGGGCTGGCCCTACGTGCAGCGCCTGGGCACCGTGAAGCTCAACGGGCAGTTTCTGGGGTACTACAACGACTTTGTGGCCAACGGCGCCTTCCAAACAGCGCTGGGCTCGGTGGTATCCGACGTGAACCTCAAGTTCAAGGACGACCCACGCTACTCCAGCTACGAAGGGCAGGTGCGCACCACCGGTTTCCAGCTGGGCAAGCTGCTGGGCGATGAAAGCATGGTGCGCGACGTGACGATGAACGGCAAGGTAGAAGGCGTTGGATTTTCGCCGGCTACGGCCCGCCTCACGGCCAATGCCACGGTGCAAAGCATCTGGCTCAATGGCTACCGCTACCGCAATATCACCACCAACGGTAAGTTCAGTCGCCAATCGTTCACGGGCAAACTGGCAGCCAACGACCCTAATCTGCAGTTTGATGCCGATGGCACCATTGATCTGGACAAGAAAGCCCAGGCATTCGACCTCCGTGCCCGGGTGCGGCGAGCCAGCCTGCGGGCGCTGGGCCTCACCAAGCAGAACATTGTGTTAGCCACCACCGCCGACGTGAAATTCCGGGGCCTGCGCCTCGATGAGTTGCTGGGGTACGCCCGCCTGCGCAACTCGCGCCTGACCTATAATGGCCAGGCCGTAGCTATCGACACGCTGGATCTAGTGAGCCAGTTTGGCAACGGCCAGCGCCGCCTGAATGTGCGCTCGGAAGTGCTGAACCTGAACCTGGCTGGCGACTTCACGCCGACCACCGTGATGCGCGACGTAAACACGCTCCTGACCGAATATCGGCTGAATTTCGAGAGCAACGACGCCGTTATTGCCGACTACTACCGTCGTAAGCGCCAGCGGCCCATTCCAGATTATCAGATTGCCCTCAACCTGCTCCTGAAGCGCCCGAACCCCGTGCTGCACCTGTTTATGCCGCAGCTTACGGTATCGGATTCTACTGCCATCGATGGGTCGTTCCGTAACGGCCCGACTTCTATTTTCCAGTTTGGTGGCCATGTAAACGAGGTGCGCTACGACAGCGTGACGGTCATGGACAATGACTTTGAGTTCAACACGTCGAAGCTGCCGTACCAGCCGGAGGTGCTGGCCCAGGCCAACATTACCTCCGTTCGGCAGCGCGTACCTGGCCTAGGCGCTACAGAGAAGTTTTATGTGGAAGGCGTGTGGGACCAGGAAAAAATCAACTTCTCTACTTCCCTGGCCCAAACCGGCACCACCAACCGCGCCGTTATTAATGGCTCATTGGCTTTCCTGAGTGATGCTGTGCGCGTGGTTTTCCGGCAGTCTGGCGTGAATGTTTTGGGGAAGGACTGGACTATTGCGGCCGATAACTCCGTGATTATCTCGGGCGGCGGTAAGGAATTCGACTTCCAGAACCTGAGCCTCAGCAACGGTAGCCAGAGCATCAGCGCCCAGGGCTTCATCTCGCAGAATGCGAATAAACCCCTGGCCCTAACCGTAAAGGACTTCGAGCTTTCGACCCTGAATGGCCTCACGGGCCAGGAGAAATTTGCGGGCCGCGTGAATGCGTTGAGCACTATTAGTGGCGTGTATGATGCGCTAGTCATCAACTCCACGCTCTCCGTGGATTCGCTGCAGATGGATGACGTGCTGATTGGCAACGTGAAAGGCCGCGGCGACTGGGACAACCGCGCTAGCCGCTTGGCTGTCAACCTCGATGTGGAGCGCGACGATGTGCGCGTGGTGCAGGTAACGGGCACTTTCGCCCCCGGCGAAAAAGAGCAGCAGCTTAACCTAACGGGGGCGCTGGCCAATGCGCCCGTCAAGCTGGCGCAGCCTTTCCTGCACACCCTGTTCCGCGACCTGGGCGGCACTGCTCAGGGTACGCTCCGCCTCACGGGCCGCCTCAGTGCGCCAGTGCTTACCGGCAATATTGACGTGACCGATGGACAACTCACGTTCATCTACCTGGGCACCACCTACACCTTCACCGACCGTATCCGCTTCCTGGAAGACCGGATTGCCCTGCAAAACATTACTGTGCGTGACCCCCAGGGCAATACAGGTGTAGTGAATGGCAACATTTTCGAGAAGGGTTTTCAGGATATGCGCCTGGAGCTGAACGCGTCTTTCCGGAAGCTGCAGGTGCTCAACACCACGCGCAAAGACAACGAGCTTTACTTCGGACAGGCCTACGCCACCGGCACCGCCGTAGTACGCGGCCCTGCCGATAACCTATTTGTAAACGTAACGGCTCGCAGCGAAGCCGGCACGCGCATTTCCCTGCCCTTCGATAACGCCGCCAAGGCGGAGCAGGCCAGCTACATTAAGTTCGTGAACCGCAACCTGCCTGATACGGCCCGCACGAAAGCAGTAGTTGCGGCAAACGGGCAGACAGATGTTTCGGGTATCCGGCTGAACATGAACCTCGATATTACGCCCGATGCCTACCTGGAAATGCTGCTGGATGAAAGCACCGGCGACATTATCCGGGGCACGGCCCTAGGCCAGTTGCGCCTCAATATTGACACGCGTGGCGACTTCAACATGTATGGACAAGTGGAAATTGTACGAGGCGCCTACAACTTCACATTACAAGGCCTCGTGAACAAGGAATTTGTGGTGCGCCCCGGCGGTACCATTGCCTGGAACGGCGACCCGCTGGCCGGCGAAATGAACGTAACGGCGACCTACACCCAGCGCACTTCGCTGGCTCCCGTACTGGCCGCCAATACGGCCGTGGTGCCCGTAACGGCCGTTATGAACCTGACGGGGCCACTGCTGCAGCCCATCATCAAGCTCAATCTGGAATTCAACGATATCCCATCGTCGCTGGAAGGCGACCTAGCTCCTTTTCTATCGGCCTTGCGCAACGATGAGCAGGAGCTAAACCGGCAGGTATTCAGCCTGGTGGTATTCCGCCAGTTGACTCCCATCGGCTCCTTGGCCGTTACGCGGCTGCAAGGCGAGAACAACGCCATCGGCAACAGCCTGGGCCAGATCATATCCACGCAGCTAGGCCTGTTGACGTCGCAGATTGACCCCAACCTGGAAATCAGCTTCAACCTGAACGGTCTGACCTCGGAGCAGTTGCAGGCCCTGCAGGTACGCCTGAGTTATTCCTTCATGAACGGCCGCCTGCGCGTGACGCGGGAAGGCGGTTTCGGTAGCAACGCACTGCCCACCGGTAGCTCTACCCCAGGGGGCACCCCGCTCCCGACTGCGCAATCCTCGTTGCTCGGCGACCTGAGCCTGGAATACTACCTGCGCCCCGATGGCAAGTTTAGGGCGAAGCTGCGCTACGAAACCACACCGCGCGACCTGACTGGCCTAGCACAATCGGCGAACCAGGCGCGGGCGGGCGTATCGTTGCTGCATACGGAGCAGTTCGATTCTATGCGGGAGCTGTTTGCCCGCAAGCGCCTGCGCCGCCGAGACCAGAATGCCCGCAAGGCCCGCGAGCTGCAGATCGATGACGACCCCCGGACTTCTATGTAA
- the tsaD gene encoding tRNA (adenosine(37)-N6)-threonylcarbamoyltransferase complex transferase subunit TsaD: MHPVILAIESSCDDTSAAVMVNGEIRSNVVATQKVHEQYGGVVPELASRAHQQHLIPVVNAALQQAGITKADLDAVAFTQGPGLLGSLLVGGMFAKTLALALGKPLIAVNHMRAHILAHFIEAPRPVFPFLCLTVSGGHTQLVIVRSALDMEIIGQTIDDAAGEAFDKTAKLLGLPYPGGPHLDKLAREGNPTRFPFPVGAMPGYDFSFSGLKTSVLYFLKKETAQNPDFIQENLADLCASIQHTIIQTLLRQLRRAAADNGLTQIALAGGVAANSGLRQALQDEAVAQGWQVFIPAFQFCTDNAGMVAMTAHFQYKAGDFADQLVSSDPRLKLA, from the coding sequence ATGCACCCCGTTATTCTGGCCATTGAATCTTCCTGCGATGACACCTCGGCGGCCGTTATGGTAAACGGTGAAATCCGCTCGAATGTAGTGGCCACGCAGAAGGTGCACGAGCAGTATGGCGGCGTGGTGCCCGAGCTGGCCTCCCGCGCCCATCAGCAGCATCTTATTCCGGTGGTAAACGCCGCGCTGCAACAGGCCGGCATCACGAAAGCTGATCTTGATGCCGTGGCCTTCACCCAGGGACCTGGCCTACTGGGCTCCTTGTTGGTAGGTGGTATGTTTGCCAAAACTCTAGCCCTGGCCCTCGGCAAGCCGCTCATAGCCGTGAACCATATGCGTGCCCACATTTTGGCGCACTTCATTGAGGCTCCTAGGCCAGTATTTCCGTTTCTGTGCCTAACCGTGAGCGGCGGCCACACCCAACTGGTGATTGTGCGTAGCGCCCTGGACATGGAAATCATTGGGCAGACCATTGATGATGCCGCCGGCGAGGCCTTCGATAAAACCGCTAAGCTGCTAGGCCTGCCATACCCCGGCGGCCCCCACCTGGATAAGCTGGCACGCGAAGGCAACCCCACGCGCTTCCCGTTCCCGGTGGGCGCCATGCCCGGCTACGATTTCAGCTTCAGCGGCCTGAAAACCTCGGTGCTCTACTTCCTGAAAAAGGAAACGGCCCAGAACCCTGACTTTATTCAGGAAAATCTGGCCGACCTGTGCGCCAGCATTCAGCACACCATCATCCAAACGCTGCTGCGCCAGCTGCGCCGCGCTGCTGCGGATAATGGCCTGACCCAGATTGCGCTGGCCGGTGGCGTAGCCGCCAATAGTGGCCTACGCCAGGCGCTGCAGGATGAAGCCGTGGCGCAAGGCTGGCAGGTGTTCATTCCCGCCTTCCAGTTCTGCACCGACAACGCCGGTATGGTGGCCATGACGGCCCACTTCCAGTACAAAGCCGGCGACTTTGCCGATCAGCTCGTCAGCTCCGACCCGCGCCTGAAACTGGCCTAG
- the truB gene encoding tRNA pseudouridine(55) synthase TruB has product MTNEEQPTPAARFDFEAGEVLLLDKPLTWSSFDVVRKVKNTLRIKKIGHAGTLDPLATGLLILCTGKKTKEIDQIQAQEKEYTGTFRLGQTTPSFDLETPVDQEQAYEHLTEADLQAALLPFLGLIEQTPPLFSAVKINGERAYEVARRGGEAEIKSKQVTIKEFELTRIALPEVDFRVVCTKGTYIRSLARDYGAALGVGAHLTKLVRTRIGEYRVADALTMEAIQALRPPRPEGEPERPPRPRRERQPERRTGLEYYQSQQDAAADSAAEPSAS; this is encoded by the coding sequence ATGACGAACGAAGAACAACCTACTCCCGCTGCTCGCTTCGATTTTGAGGCCGGCGAAGTGCTGCTGCTGGATAAGCCCCTGACCTGGAGCTCGTTTGATGTGGTGCGCAAGGTGAAAAACACGCTGCGCATCAAGAAAATCGGGCACGCGGGCACCCTCGATCCGCTGGCTACTGGCCTCCTGATTCTGTGCACAGGCAAGAAAACCAAGGAAATCGACCAGATTCAGGCCCAGGAAAAGGAGTACACCGGTACCTTCCGCCTCGGCCAAACCACACCCAGTTTCGATCTGGAAACGCCCGTCGATCAGGAACAGGCCTACGAGCACCTCACCGAAGCCGACCTGCAGGCGGCACTGCTGCCCTTCCTGGGACTCATCGAGCAAACGCCGCCGCTATTTTCGGCCGTGAAAATCAATGGCGAACGGGCCTACGAAGTAGCGCGCCGGGGCGGCGAGGCCGAAATCAAGAGCAAGCAGGTAACCATCAAGGAATTTGAGCTGACGCGCATCGCGCTGCCCGAGGTCGATTTTCGAGTAGTCTGCACCAAAGGCACTTACATCCGCAGCCTGGCCCGCGACTACGGCGCTGCGCTGGGTGTGGGCGCCCACCTCACCAAGCTGGTGCGCACCCGTATTGGCGAGTACCGCGTGGCCGATGCCCTCACGATGGAAGCTATACAGGCCCTGCGCCCACCGCGCCCCGAAGGCGAGCCAGAACGTCCGCCCCGCCCCCGCCGCGAGCGGCAACCCGAGCGCCGGACTGGCCTAGAGTATTATCAGTCGCAGCAAGATGCCGCCGCAGATTCTGCTGCCGAGCCTTCCGCCAGCTAA
- the smpB gene encoding SsrA-binding protein SmpB — protein sequence MAKQKDDTPKRVNILNRRASHEYAFIVKYDAGIMLQGTEIKSIRDGSVQIQDGFCSFHPDGSLWIHNLTIAKYTEGTYNNHEPTRPRKLLLNKRELKQLANKNQEQGLTIIPIRMFVNDRGFAKLEIALAKGKKLFDKRDDIKAKDQKREMDRAREF from the coding sequence ATGGCCAAACAAAAAGACGATACTCCTAAGCGCGTTAATATTCTCAACCGCCGCGCCAGCCACGAATATGCCTTCATCGTGAAGTACGATGCGGGTATTATGCTGCAAGGCACTGAAATCAAGAGCATCCGCGACGGTAGCGTGCAGATTCAGGACGGTTTCTGCTCGTTCCACCCCGATGGCAGCCTGTGGATACATAACCTCACGATTGCGAAATACACCGAGGGCACTTACAACAACCACGAGCCCACCCGGCCCCGCAAGCTCCTGCTCAATAAGCGCGAACTGAAGCAGCTGGCCAATAAAAACCAGGAGCAGGGCCTCACCATTATTCCCATCCGGATGTTCGTGAACGACAGGGGCTTTGCCAAACTGGAGATTGCGCTGGCGAAAGGCAAGAAGCTTTTTGATAAGCGCGATGACATCAAAGCCAAAGACCAGAAGCGCGAAATGGACCGCGCCCGGGAGTTTTAG
- a CDS encoding undecaprenyl-diphosphate phosphatase translates to MSYWHALLLAIVEGLTEFLPVSSTGHMIIFANLLGIGQLPFTDTYITSIQFGAILAVVVLYWRRFLQSLDFYYKLAVAFIPFGILGFLLKDVIEQLLKSVTVVAVSLVVGGVVLLFIDKLFTGERKEVTTPSFAQAFKIGLFQCIALVPGVSRSAATIIGGLAQGFDRRSAADFSFLLAVPTMFVITAYQLYKTYKVSAPGAEDIKLLLFGNVVAFIVALLAVKSFVDFVSRFGFRAFGLYRIVVGIVILVMGTLGISLQVL, encoded by the coding sequence ATGTCCTATTGGCACGCCCTCTTGCTGGCAATTGTTGAAGGCCTCACCGAATTTTTGCCTGTTTCCAGCACGGGGCACATGATTATCTTCGCCAACCTGCTGGGTATCGGACAGTTGCCTTTCACCGACACCTACATTACCTCCATTCAGTTCGGGGCAATTCTGGCGGTGGTGGTGCTGTACTGGCGCCGGTTTCTGCAAAGCCTGGATTTCTACTACAAGCTGGCTGTTGCTTTCATTCCCTTCGGTATTCTGGGCTTTCTGCTGAAGGATGTCATTGAGCAGCTTCTGAAAAGCGTGACGGTAGTGGCCGTTTCTCTGGTAGTGGGCGGTGTTGTGCTGCTATTCATCGACAAACTATTTACGGGTGAGCGGAAAGAGGTGACGACACCCAGCTTTGCACAGGCTTTCAAAATTGGCTTGTTTCAGTGCATTGCCCTGGTGCCCGGCGTGTCGCGCTCGGCGGCAACCATCATCGGTGGCCTAGCCCAGGGCTTCGACCGCCGCTCCGCCGCCGACTTTTCGTTCCTGCTGGCGGTGCCTACCATGTTCGTGATTACGGCCTACCAGCTCTACAAAACCTACAAAGTGAGTGCGCCCGGCGCCGAGGACATCAAGCTACTGCTGTTCGGAAATGTGGTGGCCTTTATTGTGGCTTTGCTGGCCGTGAAGTCGTTTGTCGATTTCGTATCGCGCTTTGGTTTCCGCGCATTTGGGCTCTACCGCATTGTGGTAGGCATTGTGATTTTAGTGATGGGCACGTTGGGTATCAGCCTGCAGGTGTTGTAA